The following proteins are co-located in the Solanum pennellii chromosome 8, SPENNV200 genome:
- the LOC107027053 gene encoding ubiquitin carboxyl-terminal hydrolase 22, which yields MYSSNDLYTNPKPCKHLAEYKVKNGVCGYNLIQDCFRTTPYGRTTLEMSKLEIPRCSVCSGSQGRFYMCLICSSVFCCLSPESNHALLHIQSQDGHEILVDMERAELYCSVCCDQVYDPDFDKAVMCKHIKGFSRSENGVEESEMRLSKRRKLSFWMDLDSKNMKRLFIRKSKSCFPLGLRGLNNLGNTCFMNSVLQVLLHAPPLRNYFLSDRHNREICRNVSSDRLCLPCDIDLMFSAVFSGDRTPYSPAQFLYSWWQHSENHATYEQQDAHEFFISMLDKIHDKEGKASLAIKDNRDCPCIAHRAFYGLLRSDVTCASCGFTSTTHDPCMDVSLDLSPCNSSRKDFASKSSKANESLLGCLDLFTRPEKLGPDQKLYCENCHEKQDALKEMSIRKLPLVLCFHIKRFEHSPTRKMSRKIDRHVQFPFSLDMKPYLSSSIVRKRYGSRIFSFEGDESDVSTEFEIFAVVAHSGMLESGHYVTYLHLINQWYKWDDAWITEVDEEVVRASQCYLIYYVQKMLHHTSCEDVSCQPMSLRADTFVPITGCC from the exons ATGTACTCAAGCAACGATTTGTATACAAATCCAAAGCCCTGCAAGCATCTTGCAGAGTACAAGGTGAAAAATGGTGTATGTGGGTACAATTTGATTCAAGATTGTTTTAGGACTACTCCATATGGTAGGACAACATTGGAGATGTCGAAATTGGAGATACCTAGATGTAGTGTTTGTAGTGGGTCTCAGGGCAGATTTTACATGTGTTTGATCTGTTCATCAGTGTTTTGTTGTTTGTCACCTGAATCAAACCATGCCCTATTGCATATCCAGTCTCAAGATGGACATGAGATTTTAGTAGATATGGAAAGGGCTGAGCTTTATTGCTCTGTGTGTTGTGATCAGGTGTATGATCCTGATTTTGATAAGGCTGTGATGTGTAAACATATCAAGGGGTTTTCAAGAAGTGAAAATGGGGTTGAGGAGAGTGAGATGAGATTGAGTAAGAGGAGAAAGTTGAGTTTTTGGATGGATTTAGATTCAAAGAATATGAAGAGATTGTTTATTCGTAAGTCGAAATCGTGTTTTCCGTTGGGATTAAGAGGTTTGAACAATTTGGGGAATACTTGTTTCATGAATTCTGTGTTGCAAGTGTTGCTTCATGCACCCCCTTTGAGAAATTACTTCCTTAGTGATAGACACAACCGAGAAATTTGCAGAAATGTGTCTTCGGATCGATTGTGCCTGCCTTGTGACATTGATCTTATGTTTTCAGCTGTGTTCTCTGGTGATCGGACCCCTTATAGTCCAGCTCAATTTCTTTACAG TTGGTGGCAGCATTCAGAAAATCATGCTACCTACGAGCAGCAGGATGCTCATGAGTTCTTCATTTCAATGCTGGACAAGATCCATGACAAAGAGGGGAAAGCAAGTTTGGCAATCAAAG ATAATAGAGATTGCCCGTGTATTGCTCATAGGGCTTTCTACGGGCTCTTGAGATCTGATGTCACATGTGCATCATGCGGTTTCACTTCAACAACTCATGATCCTTGTATGGACGTTTCTCTTGACTTGAGTCCGTGCAACTCCAGCCGAAAGGATTTTGCTAGCAAGTCCAGTAAGGCAAATGAATCTCTTCTAGGTTGCTTGGACCTCTTCACAAGACCAGAAAAATTGGGACCCGATCAGAAACTATACTGTGAAAATTGTCACGAAAAGCAAGATGCTTTGAAAGAAATGTCCATCAGAAAACTCCCTCTTGTTCTCTGCTTTCATATTAAGCGATTTGAACATTCTCCCACCAGAAAAATGTCCAGAAAGATCGATCGCCACGTGCAATTTCCTTTCTCTTTGGACATGAAACCATATTTATCATCTTCAATTGTAAGAAAAAGATACGGGAGCAGAATCTTTTCGTTTGAAGGTGACGAATCAGATGTTTCTacagaatttgaaatttttgcaGTGGTCGCACATTCAGGAATGTTGGAATCTGGTCACTATGTGACGTATTTGCATTTGATAAACCAATGGTATAAATGGGACGATGCATGGATAACTGAAGTCGACGAAGAAGTTGTTAGGGCCTCACAGTGCTATCTGATATACTATGTACAGAAGATGCTCCACCACACGAGTTGTGAAGATGTTAGCTGCCAGCCAATGTCACTGCGAGCAGACACATTTGTTCCGATAACTGGTTGCTGCTAG
- the LOC107026704 gene encoding zinc finger CCCH domain-containing protein 22 isoform X2 gives MANEEDRALEEQLEIQLDEQKDALHSLTEAISSDPSDPELLSVHEELVQSIKDSEEGLLHLKRARLLLEVDASLHGFKEQPADVEVEPLDPTENEEEPLVDEEYAVGSKCRFRNNDGRWYNGLIVGLEGSHFAKVCFRTPTSENMVVGGFLSFWLLLVTFCMGIKPCASRLDATNLIPMCQFFLQQRCRFGSSCRLSHGSCIWARSDSKAGLWKKAELGSWDEKLNLGHIVFCDDGSSTMLGAENIELSEHAEVSDEEESYSGSEESDSSDYEDDSPEGLGFVGSTALQCGVQNETTLFAKWENHTRGIASKMMANMGYREGMGLGSSGQGMVNPIPVKVLPPKQSLDHAIKNQKAEHEDKEHKKRSRGGKRKREKKFAAAARAAKEAEKSRPDVFSLINTQLAVHEETMNNSS, from the exons ATGGCGAACGAGGAAGATAGAGCACTGGAAGAGCAGTTGGAAATCCAATTGGATGAGCAGAAAGACGCTCTCCATTCTCTCACTGAAGCAATATCCTCTGATCCTTCCGATCCCGAACTCCTCTCG GTTCATGAAGAGCTTGTTCAGTCTATAAAAGACTCCGAGGAAGGCCTTCTTCACCTAAAACGTGCAAGGTTGTTGCTAGAGGTTGATGCTTCTTTACATGGTTTCAAGGAGCAACCTGCTGATGTTGAGGTGGAGCCTCTTGATCCAACAGAGAATGAAGAAGAACCGCTAGTGGATGAAGAGTATGCTGTTGGATCAAAATGTAGATTTCGCAATAATGATGGAAGGTGGTATAATGGTCTAATCGTTGGGTTGGAGGGTTCTCATTTTGCAAAAGTTTGTTTCCGCACTCCAACGTCTGAAAACATGGTG GTCGGgggttttctctctttttggctttTGCTTGTAACATTCTGCATGGGGATCAAACCTTGTGCAAGTAGATTGGATGCCACAAACCTCATACCA ATGTGCCAGTTCTTTCTACAGCAGCGATGTCGATTTGGTAGTAGTTGCCGCTTATCACATG GTTCCTGCATCTGGGCTCGCTCAGATAGCAAAGCTGGACTTTGGAAAAAAGCTGAACTTGGGTCTTGGGATGAAAAGCTTAATTTGGGTCACATTGTTTTCTGTGATGATGGAAGTTCTACTATGCTTGGAGCTGAAAATATTGAACTGTCTGAACATGCAGAGGTGAGTGATGAAGAAGAGAGTTACTCGGGTTCAGAAGAATCTGATTCTAGTGACTATGAAGATGATAGTCCAGAAGGGTTAGGATTTGTGGGAAGCACAGCCCTGCAGTGTGGTGTCCAGAACGAAACAACACTTTTTGCCAAGTGGGAAAATCACACACGTGGCATAGCTTCCAAGATGATGGCAAACATGGGTTACCGTGAAGGAATGGGGTTAGGCTCATCTGGACAGGGAATGGTGAATCCTATTCCTGTGAAAGTTCTTCCACCTAAACAATCTCTTGACCATGCCATTAAAAACCAGAAAGCTGAGCATGAAGACAAAGAGCATAAGAAAAGAAGTAGGGGTGGTAAGAGGAAACGTGAGAAGAAATTTGCAGCAGCTGCTCGGGCTGCAAAAGAAGCAGAGAAATCAAGACCAGATGTGTTTAGTCTTATCAATACTCAGCTTGCAGTGCATGAAGAAACCATGAACAACAGCTCATGA
- the LOC107026704 gene encoding zinc finger CCCH domain-containing protein 22 isoform X1 gives MANEEDRALEEQLEIQLDEQKDALHSLTEAISSDPSDPELLSVHEELVQSIKDSEEGLLHLKRARLLLEVDASLHGFKEQPADVEVEPLDPTENEEEPLVDEEYAVGSKCRFRNNDGRWYNGLIVGLEGSHFAKVCFRTPTSENMVVGGFLSFWLLLVTFCMGIKPCASRLDATNLIPMCQFFLQQRCRFGSSCRLSHGIDIPISSLKKYIPIKWDSSLAGSCIWARSDSKAGLWKKAELGSWDEKLNLGHIVFCDDGSSTMLGAENIELSEHAEVSDEEESYSGSEESDSSDYEDDSPEGLGFVGSTALQCGVQNETTLFAKWENHTRGIASKMMANMGYREGMGLGSSGQGMVNPIPVKVLPPKQSLDHAIKNQKAEHEDKEHKKRSRGGKRKREKKFAAAARAAKEAEKSRPDVFSLINTQLAVHEETMNNSS, from the exons ATGGCGAACGAGGAAGATAGAGCACTGGAAGAGCAGTTGGAAATCCAATTGGATGAGCAGAAAGACGCTCTCCATTCTCTCACTGAAGCAATATCCTCTGATCCTTCCGATCCCGAACTCCTCTCG GTTCATGAAGAGCTTGTTCAGTCTATAAAAGACTCCGAGGAAGGCCTTCTTCACCTAAAACGTGCAAGGTTGTTGCTAGAGGTTGATGCTTCTTTACATGGTTTCAAGGAGCAACCTGCTGATGTTGAGGTGGAGCCTCTTGATCCAACAGAGAATGAAGAAGAACCGCTAGTGGATGAAGAGTATGCTGTTGGATCAAAATGTAGATTTCGCAATAATGATGGAAGGTGGTATAATGGTCTAATCGTTGGGTTGGAGGGTTCTCATTTTGCAAAAGTTTGTTTCCGCACTCCAACGTCTGAAAACATGGTG GTCGGgggttttctctctttttggctttTGCTTGTAACATTCTGCATGGGGATCAAACCTTGTGCAAGTAGATTGGATGCCACAAACCTCATACCA ATGTGCCAGTTCTTTCTACAGCAGCGATGTCGATTTGGTAGTAGTTGCCGCTTATCACATG GTATTGACATTCCAATATCCTCGTTAAAGAAGTATATCCCTATTAAATGGGATTCATCACTTGCAGGTTCCTGCATCTGGGCTCGCTCAGATAGCAAAGCTGGACTTTGGAAAAAAGCTGAACTTGGGTCTTGGGATGAAAAGCTTAATTTGGGTCACATTGTTTTCTGTGATGATGGAAGTTCTACTATGCTTGGAGCTGAAAATATTGAACTGTCTGAACATGCAGAGGTGAGTGATGAAGAAGAGAGTTACTCGGGTTCAGAAGAATCTGATTCTAGTGACTATGAAGATGATAGTCCAGAAGGGTTAGGATTTGTGGGAAGCACAGCCCTGCAGTGTGGTGTCCAGAACGAAACAACACTTTTTGCCAAGTGGGAAAATCACACACGTGGCATAGCTTCCAAGATGATGGCAAACATGGGTTACCGTGAAGGAATGGGGTTAGGCTCATCTGGACAGGGAATGGTGAATCCTATTCCTGTGAAAGTTCTTCCACCTAAACAATCTCTTGACCATGCCATTAAAAACCAGAAAGCTGAGCATGAAGACAAAGAGCATAAGAAAAGAAGTAGGGGTGGTAAGAGGAAACGTGAGAAGAAATTTGCAGCAGCTGCTCGGGCTGCAAAAGAAGCAGAGAAATCAAGACCAGATGTGTTTAGTCTTATCAATACTCAGCTTGCAGTGCATGAAGAAACCATGAACAACAGCTCATGA
- the LOC107026704 gene encoding zinc finger CCCH domain-containing protein 22 isoform X3 yields MANEEDRALEEQLEIQLDEQKDALHSLTEAISSDPSDPELLSVHEELVQSIKDSEEGLLHLKRARLLLEVDASLHGFKEQPADVEVEPLDPTENEEEPLVDEEYAVGSKCRFRNNDGRWYNGLIVGLEGSHFAKVCFRTPTSENMVMCQFFLQQRCRFGSSCRLSHGSCIWARSDSKAGLWKKAELGSWDEKLNLGHIVFCDDGSSTMLGAENIELSEHAEVSDEEESYSGSEESDSSDYEDDSPEGLGFVGSTALQCGVQNETTLFAKWENHTRGIASKMMANMGYREGMGLGSSGQGMVNPIPVKVLPPKQSLDHAIKNQKAEHEDKEHKKRSRGGKRKREKKFAAAARAAKEAEKSRPDVFSLINTQLAVHEETMNNSS; encoded by the exons ATGGCGAACGAGGAAGATAGAGCACTGGAAGAGCAGTTGGAAATCCAATTGGATGAGCAGAAAGACGCTCTCCATTCTCTCACTGAAGCAATATCCTCTGATCCTTCCGATCCCGAACTCCTCTCG GTTCATGAAGAGCTTGTTCAGTCTATAAAAGACTCCGAGGAAGGCCTTCTTCACCTAAAACGTGCAAGGTTGTTGCTAGAGGTTGATGCTTCTTTACATGGTTTCAAGGAGCAACCTGCTGATGTTGAGGTGGAGCCTCTTGATCCAACAGAGAATGAAGAAGAACCGCTAGTGGATGAAGAGTATGCTGTTGGATCAAAATGTAGATTTCGCAATAATGATGGAAGGTGGTATAATGGTCTAATCGTTGGGTTGGAGGGTTCTCATTTTGCAAAAGTTTGTTTCCGCACTCCAACGTCTGAAAACATGGTG ATGTGCCAGTTCTTTCTACAGCAGCGATGTCGATTTGGTAGTAGTTGCCGCTTATCACATG GTTCCTGCATCTGGGCTCGCTCAGATAGCAAAGCTGGACTTTGGAAAAAAGCTGAACTTGGGTCTTGGGATGAAAAGCTTAATTTGGGTCACATTGTTTTCTGTGATGATGGAAGTTCTACTATGCTTGGAGCTGAAAATATTGAACTGTCTGAACATGCAGAGGTGAGTGATGAAGAAGAGAGTTACTCGGGTTCAGAAGAATCTGATTCTAGTGACTATGAAGATGATAGTCCAGAAGGGTTAGGATTTGTGGGAAGCACAGCCCTGCAGTGTGGTGTCCAGAACGAAACAACACTTTTTGCCAAGTGGGAAAATCACACACGTGGCATAGCTTCCAAGATGATGGCAAACATGGGTTACCGTGAAGGAATGGGGTTAGGCTCATCTGGACAGGGAATGGTGAATCCTATTCCTGTGAAAGTTCTTCCACCTAAACAATCTCTTGACCATGCCATTAAAAACCAGAAAGCTGAGCATGAAGACAAAGAGCATAAGAAAAGAAGTAGGGGTGGTAAGAGGAAACGTGAGAAGAAATTTGCAGCAGCTGCTCGGGCTGCAAAAGAAGCAGAGAAATCAAGACCAGATGTGTTTAGTCTTATCAATACTCAGCTTGCAGTGCATGAAGAAACCATGAACAACAGCTCATGA
- the LOC107027258 gene encoding uncharacterized protein LOC107027258 has protein sequence MAITGRPADNGKSTEQRVVGESEVKSNLVAEGRLVKNLNACRAKFQDIYQRKRVAAAGNLSGIDDSEVVGYLNNKKEIHYKKIIWEKMNKEFAKGNDKLHAKKRKREIGHKKDVHAKKSAKTTEKVENKRTSSKINYNALQKLTDELKQVPVEAELGGLEPKACANGDSAENLKIGFHEFEQENKYGEYDDSFRENDDSSYYGYGTGYHSNSEDFDANY, from the exons ATGGCCATCACCGGAAGACCCGCCGATAATGGAAAATCAACGGAACAAAGG gtAGTAGGAGAGTCGGAAGTCAAAAGTAATTTGGTTGCAGAAGGACGGCTTGTGAAGAACTTAAATG CTTGTAGGGCCAAATTTCAGGATATTTATCAGAGAAAACGTGTAGCTGCTGCTGGAAATCTTTCTGGTATTGATGATTCTGAG GTTGTTGGATATCTCAATAACAAGAAGGAGATTCATTACAAGAAGATCATATGggaaaaaatgaataaagagTTTGCTAAG GGTAATGATAAACTACATGCGAAGAAAAGAAAACGGGAAATTGGACATAAAAAGGATGTCCATGCTAAAAAATCTGCTAAAACAACGGAAAAAGTTGAGAACAAG AGAAcaagttcaaaaataaattacaatgcTTTGCAGAAGCTGACTGATGAATTG AAGCAAGTTCCTGTAGAGGCAGAGCTAGGAGGACTGGAACCTAAGGCCTGTGCAAATGGCGATTCAGCTGAAAACCTGAAGATTGGATTCCATGAGTTTGAACAGGAGAACAAATATGGTGAATATGATGACTCGTTTAGAGAAAATGATGATAGTTCATATTATGGATATGGAACTGGATACCATAGCAATAGTGAAGATTTTGACGCGAATTATTGA
- the LOC107028146 gene encoding uncharacterized protein LOC107028146, whose amino-acid sequence MESNSQFLTNQQIEKNFEAAARFIHQQNEVRAPIIEKIAEKKSDKYFVLKRLKQLLPDEYIIWPQRKKYGYKTQYIWDTKITSDEEVEKELDEPLSIKTLYYKTQHGSKTLADEKRIFREMRSAKEIVCPKDTKMNQNQVTFAEIQNMRSEKRIFNLNVKNLKRKLESIKNDIKSLQNSLDAINQKKGKIYAAILQLKRQNYTS is encoded by the exons ATGGAATCGAACTCCCAATTCCTCACTAAtcaacaaattgaaaaaaattttgAAGCAGCAGCAAGATTTATTCACCAGCAAAACGAAGTTCGAGCtccaattattgaaaaaatagcAGAAAAGAAG TCAGATAAATATTTTGTACTTAAAAGATTGAAGCAGCTATTGCCAGACGAATATATAATATGGCCACAGAGGAAAAAGTATGGCtataaaacacaatatatttgGGATACAAAAATCACTTCTGATGAAGAAGTAGAAAAGGAGCTTGATGAACCTTTATCT ATTAAGACTTTGTATTACAAAACACAACATGGGAGTAAAACTTTGGCTGATGAAAAGAGGATTTTTAGGGAAATGAGAAGCGCAAAGGAAATTGTATGTCCTAAAGACacaaaaatgaatcaaaatcaG GTGACATTTGCTGAAATACAAAATATGAGAAGtgaaaagagaattttcaaTCTCAATGTGAAGAATCTCAAGAGAAAATTGGAATCTATTAAAAATGACATTAAATCTTTGCAAAATAGTTTAGATGCCATAAatcaaaagaaagggaaaatataTGCTGCCATTCTTCAGCTTAAAAGGCAAAACTATACTtcttaa